AGAAACTTTAGTTTGTTTGGTCTACGATAGAGAAAGATAGCCAAGTGGAGACGAAAGAGAAGAGTGGAGagggaaaaaattaaaaataaaaagtaaatgaGAATAACCACATGTCACCGTTTAATTCATTATTTTTGCCTTGTTAGCAGCAAATGGCATTTTCAattaagtattttatttttttcttaagtTATGACACGTGTCACGACCTTATTGGTACGTGATATCACACATATATTGAAAAACTGGTCAACAAAGATTTTGAGTGTATAAGATCATTTTCGTTCGCAAAAAATGTATAACGGGAATTTGATCAAAAGTATTGTCCATAAAACATGCGAAGGAACACTTGTTACACTTAAGTTTTGCTCGTGGGGCAAGCAAGAACAAGAATTTAAAACCATCCACATTAAGAGCTATTTGTGTACTTCACCCTCGTAAGGTCTAGTAATCTTTTCTTTTTATAAGAAAACAACCCaactaaaaacaaaagaaatttgaAACATCTAAAACAAGATACTTGAGAAGggctaataataaaaatatattaaaagtatCCCTATGTAGCCACCAACTTTTGGTGGCACATGCCCATATGTTTTTGGACTACAATCTAGGGATATATTTACAAATTTTAAAGGTAAAACATCCCCTTGTACCTCTTTTAATTTTCCCTAACGTTTGGAACTATCAAAGTATGCTAGAGGTCCAACAATGGCAGCATTAATATAAGTAGCAGGCTCTGAATGACTATAATCTGTACGTTCATCTGGGAAGAAATCATTTTGATTAGGACCTCCAACAATTGCTCCAACCAAAATGTTTGGGTTGGCATTTGCTGTATAATAGTATGGTTGAAATCCACCATCACAACCAAATGACTGTGGATGCATTGCCATTGAAGGTAAAGATGATCCTCTGTGGTGAACTCTTCGAGGGTAATTTGTTCCATAGCCTACCATGTATGACATTTTCATTGGATTGTTACCCAATATATAGTCCACCTATAATTAAAGAAAACACCACAAATTAGCAACCTCAACAAATTGCAAAAATAGACTTGTAATAGGTCAAATTCCACTCAGTGTATACAAATTTTAAATCATCAGTTGATAAGACTTAATCAAACTCTCAGTTTATTAAATGAGACAAGTTTACCTGTCTTTTTGCAAGTATTCTAATGGTCTTTTCTGTGACCAAGAGGCTTCCACAGTTGAAAGTATGCTTTTTACTAGCCATATATTTGGCATAAGTGGTGAGCAAAGATGTGATGGATGTCACATATTGAAGATTTTCTTCAGGTAGCTTGTAAATTAGGCCCCCTGTGATAGATAAGTAAATAAATAGTCcccaaaacaattaaaaagaaaagaggaaaaaaagtaGTCCTGCCTCACCTTTTGTATATTGGGTACTTGTATAAGGTGAGTTGGGTAGTATTTTGCAAACAAAGTCTTCAGCTTGTTGTCTGAATGGATCAAACCTTTTGTCATTTCCAACAACGCTTCTCTACAACATTTAGAACCATTTCAGGCTATATATACTGATTATGAAGTCTTAAATAACAAACCAAAgaaccaaaaatatttaaaatataaaacatagGTAATTAATGTAAATAATCTGGATCAAATACGTACCCTTGCCATAAGAACATGAGCACCAGCATACTTGTTATCCCAGCTAAATAAGTCTGGTACATCATTGGCTCCCAATGTGTTTATGAAGTTTAAGTATGAAATATCATTTGTTGCTCTCAATAGCCATGCAGCTCCCCAATATAGCTCATCCTACAAAGTCAATTAACCCAATTTAATTGGGCCAGATCGAACAACCATCTTTTGGGCAAGTTAcacatttggccaatcggccaaaaatatttatatatccTAGCAGGTATACACATATTATCCACTAATTATGCACATATATTAGACATTGCCGGTCTATTTTTTTGGATGGGCGGGAGCTATATAGTATAAAAAGATCCCTCTTTTTTAACCAAGTAATCAAATCCTACTCGTCAAGATTGTTGGGCCAAAAAACTTGGCCCAATAATAAGGGAAGTGGACTATACATACCTTATAACCAGAGTATGAGCAATAGAATGGGCAAGCTGCAGAGCCTAGTGAATCACTATAGGAGCCTCTGTATTGAACTGCAAATCTAAATACTTTCACTGCATTTCCCAATAGCTTCTTTGAGTAAACCGGATCAACCGTCCGGAAAACTAATGAGGCAGCAGCTAAAGCAGCGGCCATTTCTCCAGCCACATCAGAGCCAGGACTGCTCGGAGAGACATAATAGACGCTCCGGACAGTATCCATATCTTCGGGCCTTTCCCAACATTTATGATCAGAATTTGGGTCACCAACCCCAACGAAGAGCTTGTTGGGCGCAGCATTTGCGCATTTGAGTAAGTAATCGGTGGCCCAACGGATAGCTGCCCGTGCATTTTGCAATTGGGGCCCCATTCTCTTGCCATACTCAAGTGTGTTCCAAGAGAGCAATGTGGTAGTGTATGCCATTGGGAAATTGAACTTGACATTGTCTCCAGCATCATAATAGCCTCCAGTTAAGTCCACCTGCCAAAATTGTATCACTTATTTTAGACACTATGTTTCTCAATCCTTAATCATAGTCTCCATATGACTGATATTTTAACACCTAAATCCTAACTAAAACCAATAACCTAGCAACATAAGAGATTTATGTGCAGGGACGGATATACGTTGCAAGTTATGGGTACCACAGCACCCGTTCACTTCGCTAAAATTGCTACCATGTACATAATATCTCTGTGAAAAAACGTATATATTGATAGAATGGCACCCAAAAGTCACAAAGTGTAAGTGGGTGCCAATTGTTTAGCCTTCCCTTTGAAGGCTTTTCTTGGCCTCAAGATTTCTTTTTCGGCACCCAAAAGTCACAAAATTGCTACTtattaagattttttttatttttagttgaaCCCTAGGGCATCatatcttttccttctttttcggtTCTTTACCTCCTTTTATTACTTGTTAAGTCTCTCcttcattttttttaactttcaatcttcattttattttctatCATTATATCTTACCTTATAAACAATTATTTTCTATagtaattttaattgattttaattagaatataatttct
This DNA window, taken from Nicotiana tabacum cultivar K326 chromosome 4, ASM71507v2, whole genome shotgun sequence, encodes the following:
- the LOC107790024 gene encoding endoglucanase 9, with the protein product MAFRVEVSVCIILFSSFFFSLGTAQGVFNYREALEKSILFFEGQRSGKLPHNQRVSWRGSSGLSDGSLAKVDLTGGYYDAGDNVKFNFPMAYTTTLLSWNTLEYGKRMGPQLQNARAAIRWATDYLLKCANAAPNKLFVGVGDPNSDHKCWERPEDMDTVRSVYYVSPSSPGSDVAGEMAAALAAASLVFRTVDPVYSKKLLGNAVKVFRFAVQYRGSYSDSLGSAACPFYCSYSGYKDELYWGAAWLLRATNDISYLNFINTLGANDVPDLFSWDNKYAGAHVLMARRSVVGNDKRFDPFRQQAEDFVCKILPNSPYTSTQYTKGGLIYKLPEENLQYVTSITSLLTTYAKYMASKKHTFNCGSLLVTEKTIRILAKRQVDYILGNNPMKMSYMVGYGTNYPRRVHHRGSSLPSMAMHPQSFGCDGGFQPYYYTANANPNILVGAIVGGPNQNDFFPDERTDYSHSEPATYINAAIVGPLAYFDSSKR